From Mucilaginibacter rubeus, a single genomic window includes:
- a CDS encoding S41 family peptidase gives MKRTAGVIFRTMILLFLGIMIGLLLNRDFATHNLGLSFTANSKIAKVLQLVDRNYVDSVNIDSIEGVSVNNLLQNLDPHSLYLPKQQAQSINERLDGGFNGIGIEYQLLRDTLIITQVYAGGPAEKAGLLVGSKVINVDDQKFSGSKLTATRINKVFRGDKDEEIKLTVVPPLSNDLKVLSVKRDHVDLSSVDAAYMADAKTGYIKISKFSATTDVDFRKALTELKIDGMDKLLLDLRGNGGGYLNAATSLADEFLTEGKLIVYTKGIHEPRTDYFATDSGMFQKGQLTVLIDEYSASASEILAGALQDLDRATIVGRRSFGKGLVQQQFAFDDGSAVNLTVARYYTPSGRSIQKSYKNGVDSYRNELAQRMQKGELFSEQSNLNDSVFKGTPSYHTSSGRKVFSGGGIMPDVFVPADTSKFTPLIQDLSQQQLFTAYVIDRQQPLLKKYPTEAEFLKQYAVSNDDVDKFILYASQTIKEMDSREVKISRDPIKTILKAQTARFKWGDNAYFKVINADDVTFKKGLEQ, from the coding sequence ATGAAGAGGACCGCGGGTGTAATTTTCCGGACAATGATCCTGCTATTTTTGGGGATAATGATAGGCTTGTTGCTTAACAGGGATTTTGCGACCCATAACCTCGGCCTTTCATTTACAGCGAACAGCAAAATTGCCAAGGTGCTGCAACTGGTCGACCGTAATTATGTTGACAGTGTAAACATTGACAGCATTGAAGGTGTATCGGTTAATAATCTGCTTCAAAACCTCGACCCGCATTCGCTTTACTTACCCAAACAGCAGGCACAATCTATAAACGAACGGTTGGATGGTGGCTTTAACGGTATCGGTATCGAATATCAGCTGCTGCGCGATACGCTGATCATTACGCAGGTTTATGCGGGCGGCCCGGCCGAAAAGGCTGGGTTGCTGGTAGGCAGTAAGGTAATTAATGTTGATGATCAAAAGTTTTCGGGTAGCAAGCTTACAGCAACCCGTATCAATAAAGTTTTTAGGGGCGATAAGGATGAGGAAATAAAACTGACCGTGGTTCCGCCTTTAAGCAATGATTTAAAAGTGCTTAGTGTTAAACGCGACCATGTAGATTTAAGCAGTGTTGATGCCGCATATATGGCCGATGCTAAGACCGGTTATATCAAGATCAGCAAATTTTCGGCTACTACCGATGTTGATTTCAGGAAGGCTTTAACCGAACTGAAAATTGACGGCATGGATAAACTACTGCTCGATCTGCGTGGCAATGGCGGGGGGTACCTCAATGCTGCTACTTCCTTAGCTGATGAATTTTTAACCGAAGGAAAACTGATAGTTTATACCAAAGGTATCCATGAGCCCCGTACCGATTATTTTGCTACCGATTCGGGCATGTTCCAGAAAGGGCAACTTACTGTGCTTATTGATGAGTATTCGGCCTCGGCAAGTGAAATTTTAGCCGGTGCATTGCAAGACCTGGACAGGGCTACTATTGTTGGCCGCCGGTCGTTTGGTAAAGGCCTGGTGCAACAGCAATTTGCTTTTGACGACGGTTCGGCAGTGAATTTAACGGTGGCGAGGTATTATACCCCTTCGGGCAGGTCTATCCAGAAATCATACAAAAATGGGGTTGACAGTTATCGCAATGAGCTGGCCCAGCGCATGCAAAAGGGCGAGCTGTTTTCGGAGCAAAGCAACCTGAATGACAGCGTTTTCAAAGGAACCCCATCATATCATACTTCAAGCGGTCGCAAGGTTTTTAGTGGCGGAGGTATCATGCCCGATGTTTTTGTACCGGCAGATACCAGCAAATTCACTCCGCTTATCCAGGATTTGAGCCAGCAGCAATTGTTTACAGCTTACGTTATCGACCGTCAGCAACCATTGCTAAAGAAATATCCTACCGAAGCGGAGTTTTTAAAACAATATGCCGTTAGCAACGATGACGTGGATAAATTTATCCTGTATGCTTCGCAAACCATTAAAGAGATGGATTCGCGTGAAGTGAAGATTTCGAGGGATCCGATCAAAACTATTCTAAAAGCCCAGACGGCGCGTTTTAAATGGGGAGATAATGCCTACTTTAAAGTGATCAATGCCGATGATGTAACCTTTAAAAAAGGGCTGGAGCAGTAA
- a CDS encoding Panacea domain-containing protein, producing MFSSENIYTLEQIDKLGNAIVFLCERMGELSKTKLLKLIYLIEETSVKKYGVPFFNIRFDAWHLGPVSRDLFVEITGETILLDRYIDKVNENGTINVVAKQAFSDDEFSDNELKLMEQIATTFKYTAADELIRLTHREHSPWHQTAAENGLLEAFEKKLATSSNAEIDLSRILAGDDEKLKRYQGYKEFMAESRSLKR from the coding sequence ATGTTCAGCTCTGAAAACATTTACACTCTAGAACAAATAGATAAACTTGGTAATGCCATAGTTTTTTTGTGCGAGCGTATGGGGGAACTTTCTAAAACAAAATTGCTGAAATTGATCTATCTGATTGAAGAAACTTCAGTTAAAAAATACGGCGTCCCCTTTTTTAATATTCGCTTTGATGCATGGCATTTAGGGCCAGTATCGCGGGACTTGTTTGTGGAGATCACAGGAGAAACGATCCTCCTGGATCGCTACATTGATAAGGTGAACGAAAATGGCACGATCAATGTGGTGGCTAAGCAAGCCTTTTCTGATGACGAGTTTAGTGATAACGAGTTGAAGTTGATGGAACAGATAGCAACGACTTTTAAATATACTGCGGCAGATGAGTTGATACGATTAACACATCGTGAGCATTCTCCCTGGCATCAAACGGCGGCAGAAAACGGTTTGTTAGAGGCATTTGAAAAAAAATTGGCTACATCTTCCAATGCTGAAATTGATTTGAGTCGTATTTTGGCTGGGGATGATGAAAAATTGAAGCGCTATCAAGGTTACAAAGAATTCATGGCTGAAAGCCGCAGCCTGAAACGCTAA
- the der gene encoding ribosome biogenesis GTPase Der, with amino-acid sequence MSNIVAIVGRPNVGKSTLYNRLTESRKAIVDDFSGVTRDRHYGVAEWLNHNFTVIDTGGYVANSDDVFEAAIREQVDIAIEEATVILFVVDVTTGITDLDDEIANRLRKSKKPVFVVVNKLDNNNQVADAMVFYSLGLGEIFTISSMTGSGTGELLDEVVKHFEDEVLEENTRPKYAIVGRPNVGKSSIINALIGKDRNIVTPIAGTTRDSIHIHYNQYGHDFMLIDTAGMRKKTKVKENIEFYSVMRTIKALEEADVIILMIDAVEGFESQDINIFHLAEKNKKGVVIVVNKWDLIEKNSKTIKVFEEQIRDKIAPFTDVPIVFTSVTEKQRVLKVIDVANQVYQNRARKIPTSKLNEVMLPIIENYPPPSIKGKYVKIKYITQIAGTSPMFAFFCNLPQYVKEPYYRFIENKLRENFDFSGAPIQVWFRQK; translated from the coding sequence ATGAGTAACATAGTAGCCATTGTGGGCAGGCCCAACGTAGGCAAATCAACATTATATAACCGTTTAACCGAAAGTCGCAAGGCTATTGTCGATGACTTTAGCGGCGTTACACGCGACAGGCATTACGGTGTTGCCGAATGGCTTAACCATAACTTTACGGTTATTGACACCGGTGGCTACGTTGCCAATTCTGACGATGTTTTTGAAGCGGCCATCCGTGAGCAGGTTGACATCGCGATTGAAGAGGCTACCGTGATCCTGTTTGTTGTGGATGTTACCACCGGCATTACCGATCTTGACGACGAGATTGCTAACCGCCTGCGCAAAAGCAAAAAACCGGTTTTTGTTGTAGTAAACAAACTGGACAATAACAACCAGGTTGCCGATGCCATGGTATTTTACAGTCTCGGTCTTGGTGAGATCTTTACCATATCATCAATGACAGGTTCAGGCACAGGCGAATTGCTTGATGAAGTAGTAAAACACTTTGAAGATGAAGTGCTGGAAGAAAACACCCGCCCTAAATACGCCATTGTTGGTCGTCCTAACGTAGGTAAATCATCTATTATCAATGCCCTTATTGGTAAAGACCGCAACATTGTTACCCCGATAGCCGGTACCACCCGTGATTCTATCCACATACATTATAACCAATATGGTCATGATTTTATGCTGATAGACACCGCCGGTATGCGTAAAAAAACCAAGGTTAAAGAGAATATCGAGTTTTACTCGGTGATGCGTACCATCAAGGCATTGGAAGAGGCCGATGTTATCATCCTGATGATTGACGCTGTCGAAGGTTTTGAATCGCAGGATATCAACATCTTCCACCTGGCCGAAAAGAATAAAAAAGGCGTGGTTATCGTAGTTAACAAATGGGATTTGATTGAGAAGAACAGCAAAACCATTAAAGTTTTTGAAGAGCAGATCCGCGATAAGATAGCCCCTTTTACTGATGTACCTATTGTATTTACTTCGGTAACCGAAAAGCAAAGGGTATTAAAAGTGATTGATGTGGCCAACCAGGTTTACCAGAACCGCGCCCGCAAAATACCTACTTCAAAACTGAACGAGGTGATGCTGCCGATTATCGAAAACTATCCTCCGCCATCGATAAAAGGTAAATACGTAAAAATTAAATACATTACCCAAATTGCAGGTACTTCGCCAATGTTCGCGTTTTTCTGCAATTTACCGCAATACGTTAAAGAACCTTACTACCGCTTTATTGAAAATAAGCTCCGCGAAAACTTCGATTTTTCAGGCGCGCCAATACAAGTTTGGTTCAGGCAGAAATAA
- a CDS encoding NAD(P)/FAD-dependent oxidoreductase gives MKDFDVIIIGGSSAGLSSGMALGRAMRKILIIDSGKPCNSQTPHSHNFFTRDGQTPHEILTIAREQTLKYPTVTLLHSEATHCSPITNGFEVSTRSGETFSTKKVILAAGIKDQMPDIPGFAECWGISVIHCPYCHGYEYGHQRTGIFANGETAFEMAKLISNWTKDLTLFTNGKSTLTEEQQAIIHNNDIQIVEDEIEALDQHNGQINALRLRNGSEIKLKALYARLPFTQHSDIALQLGCQFTEQGHIQVDAKQKTTIPGIYAAGDSASGIRSIANGVNSGTMAGVMANLELIDEVFLVKE, from the coding sequence ATGAAGGATTTTGATGTGATCATTATCGGCGGTAGCAGTGCCGGTTTATCTTCTGGCATGGCTTTAGGCCGGGCTATGCGAAAAATATTAATTATCGATAGCGGCAAGCCCTGCAATAGCCAAACGCCCCACTCCCACAACTTTTTCACCCGCGACGGTCAAACCCCGCATGAGATTTTGACCATAGCCCGCGAGCAGACATTGAAATACCCAACTGTTACACTCCTCCATAGTGAAGCAACTCATTGCAGCCCAATAACAAACGGCTTTGAGGTTAGCACAAGATCAGGAGAAACCTTCAGCACAAAAAAGGTTATCCTGGCTGCAGGGATCAAAGATCAGATGCCGGATATCCCGGGCTTTGCCGAATGCTGGGGTATATCGGTTATCCATTGCCCCTACTGCCATGGTTACGAATACGGCCATCAGCGTACCGGAATCTTTGCCAATGGCGAAACCGCTTTCGAAATGGCTAAACTTATCTCCAACTGGACAAAAGATCTCACCTTGTTTACCAATGGCAAATCAACGCTAACCGAAGAGCAGCAAGCCATCATCCATAACAATGACATTCAAATTGTAGAGGATGAGATAGAAGCACTTGACCAGCACAACGGCCAAATAAATGCCCTCCGGTTACGTAATGGTTCCGAAATAAAGTTAAAAGCACTATATGCAAGGCTCCCATTTACACAACATAGTGATATCGCCTTGCAGCTGGGTTGCCAATTTACCGAACAAGGTCATATTCAGGTTGACGCAAAGCAAAAAACAACGATACCCGGTATTTACGCTGCCGGCGACAGTGCCTCGGGCATTCGCTCAATAGCCAACGGGGTTAACAGCGGCACAATGGCAGGGGTTATGGCAAATCTGGAATTGATTGATGAAGTTTTTCTTGTAAAGGAATAA
- the murQ gene encoding N-acetylmuramic acid 6-phosphate etherase has translation METTTERESHYKNLEKQTVREILENINNEDKTVPLAVEKALPQIEALATITAERMKNGGRLFYIGAGTSGRLGVVDASECPPTFGVPFDMVVGLIAGGDSAIRKAVEFAEDDAVQAWKDLEAFNINDKDVVVGIAASGTTPYVIGGLKTANEHNIVTGCIVCNSGSPVAAAAQYPVEVVTGPEFLTGSTRMKAGTAQKLVLNMLSTSVMIQLGRVKGNRMVDMQLSNHKLVNRGTRMVMDETGLNEEEAAGLLKQYGSVRSAVDHFKK, from the coding sequence ATGGAAACCACCACCGAAAGGGAATCGCACTATAAAAACCTCGAAAAACAAACCGTACGTGAAATTTTAGAAAACATTAATAACGAGGATAAAACCGTTCCCCTTGCTGTGGAAAAGGCACTACCACAAATAGAAGCCCTGGCAACCATTACCGCCGAAAGGATGAAAAACGGTGGTCGTTTGTTTTACATAGGCGCCGGTACCAGTGGCCGTTTAGGTGTAGTTGATGCCTCAGAATGTCCGCCGACATTCGGCGTGCCGTTTGATATGGTTGTGGGCCTGATAGCCGGTGGCGACAGTGCTATCCGCAAAGCCGTTGAATTTGCCGAAGATGATGCCGTACAAGCCTGGAAAGACCTGGAAGCTTTTAATATAAATGATAAAGACGTAGTGGTTGGCATTGCTGCTTCGGGCACTACGCCTTATGTGATTGGCGGCTTAAAAACGGCCAACGAACACAATATAGTTACCGGCTGCATTGTTTGTAATAGCGGCAGCCCGGTAGCGGCGGCAGCACAATACCCGGTTGAGGTAGTTACCGGACCCGAGTTTTTAACGGGATCAACCCGTATGAAAGCCGGCACCGCGCAAAAATTAGTTTTAAATATGCTAAGCACAAGCGTAATGATACAGCTTGGCCGCGTAAAAGGAAACAGGATGGTTGATATGCAATTAAGCAACCACAAACTGGTGAACAGGGGCACCCGCATGGTTATGGACGAAACCGGGCTGAATGAAGAAGAAGCAGCCGGGCTATTGAAACAATACGGCAGCGTACGAAGCGCTGTTGATCATTTTAAAAAATAA
- a CDS encoding sensor histidine kinase yields MTFNKDIAFNGMFWSLYFLYQWLGLASLYGDYNGYFINACMALPVSLVFSILAVHVFFRRYYQKGRKTAFWLAVIVSSCLLLLIRRYFNYYIIYPRYFPMALNMPLFSAGKFLVDFVNLYAISSLYALYYSLRYWYQEKHRVQELLQQRTLAELDLLKSQVQPHFVFNTLNNIYGTALKTSPETAALIAHLSGFLSYNLYDASKNTIALTAEIDYIKSYIELQKNRYGSRVDIAINILGEIDDLRLAPLLLLPLVENCFKHGVGDSIDKSWVRIDVARQADRFSITIENSCDGATKQATSDNGGIGLANVKKRLQLIYPGKHGLKIIQGQNSYLVILEIQIEGNDQVFDS; encoded by the coding sequence ATGACCTTTAATAAGGATATAGCATTCAATGGCATGTTCTGGTCGCTGTATTTTTTATACCAGTGGCTTGGGTTAGCATCGTTGTATGGCGACTACAATGGCTATTTCATCAATGCCTGTATGGCGCTGCCGGTATCATTAGTATTTTCGATACTGGCTGTTCATGTATTTTTCCGGCGATACTATCAAAAGGGTAGGAAAACTGCTTTTTGGCTTGCGGTGATTGTAAGCTCCTGCTTATTACTGCTGATCAGGCGTTATTTCAATTATTATATCATTTATCCGCGCTACTTTCCGATGGCGCTAAATATGCCGCTTTTTTCGGCTGGAAAATTCCTGGTCGATTTTGTAAACCTGTATGCTATAAGCAGCTTGTACGCCTTGTATTACTCGCTGCGTTACTGGTACCAGGAAAAACACCGCGTGCAGGAATTATTACAGCAGCGCACGCTTGCGGAATTGGATCTCCTTAAATCGCAGGTGCAGCCACACTTCGTTTTTAATACGCTGAACAATATCTACGGAACGGCCCTAAAAACAAGTCCGGAAACGGCTGCCCTGATTGCTCATCTGTCGGGCTTTTTAAGCTACAATTTGTACGATGCATCAAAGAATACCATAGCACTTACCGCGGAGATTGATTACATCAAAAGCTATATCGAACTTCAGAAAAACAGGTATGGTAGCAGGGTAGATATAGCCATCAATATTTTGGGGGAAATTGATGATCTACGGTTAGCCCCATTGTTGTTATTGCCGTTGGTTGAAAATTGTTTCAAGCATGGTGTTGGTGATTCTATTGACAAAAGCTGGGTCAGGATCGATGTAGCCAGGCAAGCAGATCGCTTTTCTATCACAATTGAGAATAGTTGTGATGGTGCTACAAAACAGGCGACTTCTGATAACGGGGGTATAGGTTTAGCCAATGTTAAAAAACGTCTTCAGCTGATTTACCCGGGTAAACACGGCCTGAAAATTATTCAGGGGCAAAATTCCTATCTTGTTATATTAGAAATTCAAATTGAAGGTAATGATCAGGTGTTTGATAGTTGA
- a CDS encoding EthD family reductase, with protein sequence MKLRLILSFFLFATCFTVFGQEKQNTVTVEKGLVKISIMYPYAEGKTFNMEYYETKHMPMVARFLGSNLVKYTIEKGIASGVPNQPLPFMAIGTFYVKSLSKYQAAIAPNIGTIRSDFANYTNVTPIILVSEVVK encoded by the coding sequence ATGAAATTAAGACTCATTTTGTCATTTTTCCTCTTTGCTACTTGTTTTACTGTATTTGGTCAGGAAAAACAAAACACAGTTACTGTTGAAAAAGGTTTAGTTAAAATATCCATCATGTATCCCTACGCCGAAGGTAAAACCTTTAATATGGAGTATTATGAAACCAAACACATGCCCATGGTAGCACGGTTTTTAGGATCAAATTTGGTTAAATATACTATTGAAAAGGGAATTGCCAGCGGTGTTCCTAACCAACCGTTGCCTTTTATGGCTATTGGTACTTTTTATGTAAAAAGCCTAAGCAAATATCAAGCGGCTATAGCGCCTAATATAGGCACCATTCGTTCGGATTTTGCAAATTACACTAATGTAACTCCTATTATTTTGGTAAGCGAGGTGGTAAAGTAA
- the era gene encoding GTPase Era translates to MAHQAGFVSIIGKPNAGKSTLMNALVGEKMSIITPKAQTTRHRILGIVNDENYQIVFSDTPGVIKPHYALHESMMHQVDGSIVDADLILLVTDIYEEYDEADVLKKLERSSAPLAILINKIDQSDEETVKKKVEFWKEKLNPKAIFAISALHGHNIKAIMDFVIENLPEHAAYYEKDALTDRNDRFFASEMIREQVFKQYKKEIPYSTEVIVTAFIEGEKLYRISAEIIVERESQKNIIIGKGGEMLKITGTYARRSMEDFFQRKIFLEMFVKVIPDWRTKKNYLKQFGYEG, encoded by the coding sequence ATGGCTCATCAGGCAGGTTTTGTAAGTATAATAGGTAAACCCAACGCAGGGAAATCAACCCTTATGAACGCGCTGGTGGGCGAAAAAATGTCCATCATCACTCCAAAAGCGCAAACTACGCGTCACCGTATTTTGGGTATTGTGAACGATGAAAACTACCAAATCGTATTTTCGGACACGCCCGGCGTTATTAAACCACATTATGCCCTGCACGAGAGCATGATGCACCAGGTTGACGGCTCTATTGTTGATGCCGACCTTATTTTATTGGTTACCGATATTTATGAGGAATATGACGAAGCCGACGTTCTTAAAAAACTGGAACGCTCGTCTGCCCCTCTTGCCATCCTGATCAACAAAATTGACCAGAGTGATGAGGAAACAGTTAAAAAGAAGGTTGAGTTCTGGAAAGAGAAATTAAACCCTAAAGCCATTTTCGCCATATCGGCATTGCATGGGCATAACATTAAAGCCATCATGGATTTCGTGATCGAAAACCTGCCGGAGCATGCAGCGTATTACGAAAAAGATGCCCTGACGGATCGTAACGACCGCTTCTTTGCTTCAGAAATGATCCGCGAGCAGGTGTTTAAACAATACAAAAAAGAAATTCCTTACAGTACCGAGGTTATCGTGACTGCGTTTATTGAAGGAGAAAAGCTATACCGCATCAGCGCCGAGATCATTGTTGAGCGTGAATCGCAAAAAAACATCATCATAGGTAAAGGCGGCGAAATGCTCAAGATCACCGGTACCTATGCCCGCCGCTCCATGGAAGACTTTTTTCAGCGTAAGATATTCCTGGAAATGTTTGTAAAAGTGATCCCCGACTGGCGCACCAAGAAGAACTATCTTAAACAGTTCGGGTACGAGGGATAG
- a CDS encoding Bax inhibitor-1/YccA family protein, giving the protein MEFKDPEYVYKNVIQLNEQDASRKFIASVFLWMFVALGISSVCAFVFAGTPQLLNLLFDFNTGHSTGLGMIVMFLPLAFVLIMRFGLNRLSYPVLALLFIAYAAATGMSLCYILLIYTASKVTLAFGVSALVFGVMAIAGYTTKTDLTNFGGILIMLLIGIIIASLVNMFLHSEAFDYIISYFGVAVFTGLTAYDVQKLKRIGAGIEYGDASAKKMALMGGLTLYLDFINLFLFVLRLFGGRRR; this is encoded by the coding sequence ATGGAATTTAAAGATCCCGAATACGTTTATAAAAACGTAATACAATTAAACGAACAGGATGCATCACGTAAATTTATAGCAAGTGTATTTTTATGGATGTTTGTTGCCTTAGGTATTTCAAGCGTTTGCGCGTTTGTATTTGCCGGTACACCTCAATTATTAAACCTGCTGTTTGATTTTAACACAGGTCACTCAACCGGGTTGGGCATGATAGTTATGTTTTTGCCTTTGGCATTTGTTTTAATTATGCGCTTTGGCTTAAACCGCTTGTCATATCCTGTACTTGCGCTGTTATTTATTGCATACGCTGCCGCAACAGGAATGAGCCTTTGCTATATCCTTTTGATATACACAGCATCAAAAGTAACATTAGCTTTTGGCGTATCCGCGCTGGTTTTTGGTGTAATGGCTATTGCCGGTTATACTACAAAAACAGACCTGACCAACTTTGGCGGTATCCTGATCATGTTGCTGATTGGCATCATCATCGCCTCTCTGGTAAATATGTTCTTACACAGCGAAGCTTTTGATTACATCATCAGCTATTTTGGTGTAGCAGTGTTTACCGGTTTAACCGCTTACGATGTTCAGAAACTTAAACGCATTGGCGCCGGTATAGAGTACGGCGACGCTTCTGCCAAGAAAATGGCGCTAATGGGTGGGTTGACTCTATATCTTGACTTCATCAACCTTTTCCTTTTCGTTCTTCGCTTATTTGGCGGCAGAAGGCGATAA